Proteins found in one Micromonospora sp. WMMD1082 genomic segment:
- a CDS encoding amino acid ABC transporter ATP-binding protein, with translation MTMDVRPSPDTAPSADVLRCRGLRKEFGGQAVLDGLDLAVAEHQVVALIGASGSGKSTLLRCVNLLEELHDGTIELDGEEISAPGVDPDKVRRRIGMVFQSYNLFPHLSVLDNVTLAPRRVHRHSRAEAEARARELLDRVGLGPKADAYPDRLSGGQQQRVAIVRALANSPRLLLLDEVTSALDPELVGEVLTMIRDLKAEGMTMVLATHEMGFARDVADQVCFLDGGRVLESGPPAQVLAEPTHPRTRQFLARIIEAGRL, from the coding sequence ATGACCATGGACGTGCGGCCAAGCCCGGACACGGCGCCGAGCGCGGACGTGTTGCGGTGCCGGGGGCTGCGCAAGGAGTTCGGCGGGCAGGCCGTCCTCGACGGTCTCGACCTGGCCGTGGCCGAGCATCAGGTGGTGGCGCTGATCGGGGCCTCCGGATCCGGCAAGTCGACCCTGCTGCGCTGCGTGAACCTGCTGGAGGAGCTGCACGACGGGACGATCGAGCTGGACGGCGAGGAGATCTCCGCGCCGGGCGTCGACCCCGACAAGGTACGCCGCCGCATCGGCATGGTCTTCCAGTCGTACAACCTCTTTCCGCACCTGAGCGTGCTGGACAACGTCACCCTCGCCCCGCGCCGGGTGCACCGGCACTCCCGGGCCGAGGCGGAGGCCCGCGCCCGCGAACTACTGGACCGGGTGGGGCTGGGGCCGAAGGCCGACGCGTACCCGGACCGGCTCTCCGGCGGCCAGCAGCAGCGGGTGGCGATCGTCCGCGCGCTGGCCAACTCGCCCCGGCTGCTGCTGCTCGACGAGGTCACCTCGGCGCTGGACCCGGAGCTGGTCGGCGAGGTGTTGACCATGATCCGCGACCTGAAGGCCGAGGGCATGACCATGGTCCTGGCCACCCACGAGATGGGCTTCGCCCGCGACGTGGCCGACCAGGTCTGCTTCCTCGACGGCGGCCGGGTCCTCGAATCCGGCCCGCCCGCCCAGGTCCTCGCCGAGCCGACCCACCCCCGCACCCGCCAGTTCCTGGCCCGCATCATCGAAGCCGGCCGCCTCTGA
- a CDS encoding DMT family transporter, giving the protein MRPPPAAFALTLVTAGGAAAAAQGAVNGELGQRVGNASLGAVVNNAGGTLLILVGLLVLPSMRTGLVALRRSGLPWWSYLGGLGGAAIVVLAAYAVPVLGVAVFTIAQVAGSSLGGLASDRSGLAPVGRLPLTTPRVAGALLGVAAVALAQAGQPVGELAVGVLLLAVAGGVAVALQAALNGRISAAGSAAAGVAVNFAVSTPVVLLVAALAGAFTGPPVAWPQGWHLYTGGLLGVVIVASLVVGVRAAGVLRTGLALVAGQLGGALLLDMLLPGGPGARLPVLAGALLTLLAVLVASWGPRSTTRATPTPAVTPPAGASPASRTAPAGADARVAPNRPPGADGKLVP; this is encoded by the coding sequence GTGAGGCCGCCGCCGGCCGCGTTCGCGCTCACCCTGGTCACCGCCGGCGGCGCGGCGGCTGCGGCGCAGGGTGCGGTCAACGGCGAGCTGGGTCAACGGGTCGGCAACGCCAGCCTCGGCGCGGTGGTGAACAACGCCGGCGGGACGCTGCTGATCCTGGTCGGGCTGCTGGTGCTGCCGTCGATGCGGACCGGGCTCGTCGCCCTCCGGCGCTCCGGGCTGCCATGGTGGTCCTACCTGGGCGGGTTGGGCGGGGCGGCCATCGTGGTGCTCGCCGCGTACGCCGTACCGGTGCTCGGGGTCGCGGTCTTCACCATCGCCCAGGTCGCCGGCAGCAGCCTCGGCGGACTGGCGTCGGACCGAAGCGGGCTCGCCCCGGTGGGCCGGCTGCCGCTGACCACGCCCAGGGTCGCCGGGGCCCTGCTCGGGGTGGCGGCGGTGGCACTGGCCCAGGCCGGCCAGCCGGTGGGTGAGCTGGCGGTCGGCGTACTCCTGCTGGCCGTGGCGGGTGGGGTCGCGGTCGCGTTGCAGGCCGCGCTGAACGGCCGGATCTCGGCGGCCGGCTCGGCCGCCGCCGGGGTCGCGGTCAACTTCGCCGTCAGTACGCCGGTGGTCCTGCTCGTCGCGGCGCTGGCCGGCGCGTTCACCGGCCCGCCGGTGGCCTGGCCGCAGGGTTGGCATCTCTACACCGGCGGACTGCTCGGCGTCGTCATCGTGGCCAGCCTGGTCGTGGGGGTCCGCGCGGCGGGTGTGTTGCGTACCGGTCTGGCCCTGGTCGCCGGGCAGCTCGGCGGTGCCCTGCTGCTGGACATGCTGCTGCCGGGCGGGCCCGGGGCACGGCTGCCGGTGCTGGCCGGCGCGCTGCTCACCCTGCTCGCGGTGCTGGTCGCCAGCTGGGGTCCACGATCGACCACCCGTGCCACGCCGACGCCCGCCGTGACTCCGCCCGCCGGTGCGAGCCCGGCCTCCCGGACGGCCCCAGCCGGCGCCGACGCCCGTGTGGCGCCGAACCGGCCACCAGGAGCGGATGGCAAACTGGTGCCATGA
- a CDS encoding amino acid ABC transporter permease yields MSTALHDPSPAQRARDAYRRRQTRLSVLIAAASTAAVGTLLAVTVTGAPGWERVRQTFLDPQIARDALPRVLTGLWLNVRLLVCCAIGALLLGLLIAILRTLRGPVFFPIRALAAGYTYTFRGLPLIIVLYLYAFGVPGLRLQGTPSVLVLGGLALVLTYSGYLAEVFRAGIESVHPSQLAAARSLGLTYRQTMRHVVLPQAVRRVAPPLLNDVVALQKDVGLVSLAGPIDAVRAAQLATAQTFNYTPYIVAGVLFVLLAIPLIAVTDQVTLRAARRQSGG; encoded by the coding sequence GTGAGCACAGCCCTGCACGACCCCTCGCCCGCCCAGCGGGCCCGCGACGCGTACCGCCGCCGGCAGACCCGGCTGAGCGTGCTGATCGCCGCCGCCTCCACGGCGGCGGTCGGCACGCTGCTGGCGGTCACGGTGACCGGGGCACCGGGCTGGGAGCGGGTACGCCAGACGTTCCTCGACCCGCAGATCGCCCGGGACGCGCTGCCTCGGGTGCTGACCGGGCTCTGGCTGAACGTACGGCTGCTGGTCTGCTGCGCCATCGGCGCCCTGCTGCTGGGGCTGCTGATCGCGATCCTGCGGACCCTGCGCGGGCCGGTCTTCTTCCCGATCCGGGCGCTCGCGGCCGGCTACACGTACACCTTCCGCGGCCTGCCACTGATCATCGTGCTCTACCTGTACGCCTTCGGCGTGCCCGGCCTGCGGTTGCAGGGCACACCGTCGGTGCTGGTGCTGGGCGGGCTGGCGCTGGTCCTCACCTACAGCGGCTACCTGGCCGAGGTGTTCCGCGCCGGCATCGAGTCGGTGCACCCCAGCCAGCTCGCGGCGGCCCGGTCGCTGGGGCTGACCTACCGGCAGACCATGCGGCACGTGGTGCTGCCCCAGGCCGTGCGCCGGGTCGCGCCGCCGCTGCTCAACGACGTGGTGGCGTTGCAGAAGGACGTCGGCCTGGTCTCGCTGGCCGGGCCGATCGACGCGGTACGGGCCGCGCAGCTCGCCACCGCACAGACCTTCAACTACACGCCGTACATCGTGGCCGGCGTGCTCTTCGTCCTGCTCGCCATCCCGCTGATCGCCGTCACCGACCAGGTGACGCTGCGGGCGGCCCGACGCCAGTCCGGAGGATGA
- a CDS encoding bifunctional 3,4-dihydroxy-2-butanone-4-phosphate synthase/GTP cyclohydrolase II: protein MTFDSIERALAEIAAGRPVVVVDDADRENEGDLIFAAELATPELLAFMVRHTSGFICVPLTESECDRLDLPPMHHTNQDRRQTAYTVTVDAREGVTTGISAADRAHTIRLLADPRTGPTDLARPGHVVPLRARPGGVLRRPGHTEAAVDLTRLAGLRPAGALCELVNDDGTMMRLPDLEKFCAEHSLTLVTIADLVAYRRRTEKQVELVADARMPTAHGVFRALGYRSEYDSAEHVALVMGDLGDGRDVLVRVHSECLTGDVFSSVRCDCGPQLNAALDRVAREGRGVVLYVRGHEGRGIGLLHKLQAYQLQDQGRDTVDANLDLGLPADARDYGTGAQILYDLGVRSMRLLTNNPAKRAGLEGYGLTVTGREGLPVRPHPENVRYLRTKRDRMGHLLDLDEGAEAPMGRPVASGRPAAGNEIGA from the coding sequence GTGACCTTCGACAGTATCGAGCGGGCCCTGGCGGAGATCGCCGCCGGGCGGCCGGTCGTCGTGGTGGACGACGCCGACCGCGAGAACGAGGGCGACCTGATCTTCGCCGCCGAACTGGCCACCCCGGAACTGCTCGCCTTCATGGTGCGGCACACCTCGGGCTTCATCTGCGTCCCGCTCACCGAGAGCGAGTGCGACCGGCTCGACCTGCCGCCCATGCACCACACCAACCAGGACCGCCGGCAGACCGCGTACACCGTGACCGTCGACGCCCGGGAGGGGGTGACCACCGGCATCTCGGCGGCCGACCGGGCGCACACCATCCGGCTGCTCGCCGATCCGCGTACCGGCCCGACCGACCTCGCCCGCCCGGGGCACGTGGTGCCGCTGCGGGCCCGCCCCGGCGGGGTGCTGCGGCGCCCCGGGCACACCGAGGCGGCCGTCGACCTGACCCGGCTGGCCGGCCTGCGCCCGGCCGGTGCGCTCTGCGAGCTGGTCAACGACGACGGCACCATGATGCGGCTGCCGGACCTGGAGAAGTTCTGCGCCGAACACTCGCTGACCCTGGTCACCATCGCGGACCTGGTGGCGTACCGGCGGCGCACCGAGAAGCAGGTCGAGCTGGTCGCCGACGCCCGGATGCCCACCGCGCACGGGGTCTTCCGGGCGCTGGGCTACCGCAGCGAGTACGACTCGGCCGAGCACGTGGCGCTGGTGATGGGCGACCTCGGCGACGGCCGGGACGTGCTGGTCCGGGTGCACTCCGAGTGCCTGACCGGTGACGTCTTCTCGTCGGTGCGCTGCGACTGCGGCCCGCAGCTCAACGCCGCGCTGGACCGGGTGGCGCGCGAGGGACGGGGCGTGGTGCTCTACGTACGCGGCCACGAGGGGCGGGGCATCGGGCTGCTGCACAAGCTCCAGGCGTACCAGTTGCAGGATCAGGGCCGCGACACGGTCGACGCGAACCTCGACCTCGGCCTGCCGGCCGACGCGCGCGACTACGGCACCGGCGCCCAGATCCTCTACGACCTCGGGGTGCGCTCGATGCGGCTGCTGACCAACAACCCGGCCAAGCGGGCGGGACTGGAGGGCTACGGGCTCACCGTCACCGGCCGGGAGGGGCTGCCGGTGCGCCCGCACCCGGAGAACGTACGGTACCTGCGTACCAAGCGGGACCGGATGGGGCACCTGCTGGACCTGGACGAGGGGGCCGAGGCCCCCATGGGGCGCCCGGTGGCCAGCGGGCGGCCGGCGGCGGGCAACGAGATCGGAGCGTAG
- the hisG gene encoding ATP phosphoribosyltransferase, whose amino-acid sequence MLRVAVPNKGTLAESAAQMLREAGYRQRTDAKDLVCRDQPNDVEFFYLRPKDIATYVGSGDLDVGITGRDLLIDSGAPAEEVVDLNFGRATFRFAARPDDVDDVRELGGHRVATAYPGLVERHLAELGVKADVIRLDGAVENAIRLGVADVVADVVETGATLRQAGLVVFGEPLLHSSAVLVRRAGAAPHPQAEQLQRRLHGVLVARRYVMLAYDVPAGLLDRASSLTPGIESPTVSPLHREGWVAVQAMVLRDDVHRIMDELYELGARAILVTNIHACRL is encoded by the coding sequence ATGCTGCGTGTCGCCGTACCCAACAAGGGCACCCTGGCCGAGTCGGCCGCCCAGATGCTGCGCGAGGCGGGCTACCGCCAGCGCACCGACGCCAAGGACCTGGTCTGCCGGGACCAGCCCAACGATGTCGAGTTCTTCTACCTGCGGCCGAAGGACATCGCCACCTACGTCGGCTCCGGTGACCTGGACGTCGGCATCACCGGCCGCGACCTGTTGATCGACTCCGGCGCGCCGGCCGAGGAGGTGGTCGACCTCAACTTCGGCCGGGCCACGTTCCGGTTCGCGGCCCGACCCGACGATGTCGACGACGTGCGGGAGCTGGGCGGTCACCGGGTCGCCACCGCGTACCCGGGGCTGGTCGAGCGTCACCTCGCCGAGCTGGGCGTCAAGGCCGACGTGATCCGCCTCGACGGCGCGGTGGAGAACGCCATCCGGTTGGGCGTCGCCGACGTGGTCGCCGACGTGGTCGAGACCGGGGCCACCCTGCGCCAGGCCGGTCTGGTGGTCTTCGGTGAGCCGCTGCTGCACTCCTCGGCGGTGCTGGTACGCCGGGCCGGCGCGGCGCCCCACCCGCAGGCCGAGCAGCTGCAACGTCGGCTGCACGGGGTGCTGGTGGCCCGCCGTTACGTGATGCTCGCCTACGACGTGCCGGCCGGGCTGCTGGATCGGGCCAGCTCGCTGACCCCCGGCATCGAGTCGCCCACCGTCTCGCCGCTGCACCGCGAGGGCTGGGTGGCGGTGCAGGCCATGGTGCTCCGCGACGACGTGCACCGGATCATGGACGAGCTGTACGAGCTGGGCGCCCGGGCGATCCTGGTGACCAACATCCACGCCTGCCGGCTGTGA
- a CDS encoding BTAD domain-containing putative transcriptional regulator, with the protein MQVQFRVLGPLSAEVGGREVDLGGPRQRAVLAALLAVGGSTVSAERLLEQVWSDTEPPSTATLFGYVAGLRRALEPGRAARTPPRLLVREGPGYALRVPAETVDAERFTRLVTEGGRYLDRGDPEAALRRFDEGLTLWRGPAYADFPDAPFAVSTVTRLESLQATARELRLAAMLAVGDLATAIGDLQALVIEHPLRERGWELLAVALYRAGRQGDALAVLRQARERLAADLGTDPGPGLHRVQQAILGQDESLCAPVSRTPALAGAAARALPSSRNLPAAISSFVGRHADRARLHALLAEHRLVTMVGPGGVGKTRLAMECLRERADPDGPWVVELAGVRDDALVARTVADALGLPLPSGLAELARLLTGRHTLLVLDNAEHLVDGVAETVAALLAAGPGMRVLVTSRQPLGIAGEALLELASLPPEDAVTLLAARMAVVLPGGGLTEADRPVAEELCRGLDGLPLAIELAAAQCRALSLRDIVNQLDDRFALLDSGRSGGHRHATLEQTIEWSHHLLTPSEQRLFRQLSVFDGGFDLAAAQRVGADPRVLPVLLGLVRKSLVMVDATSGTRRYRMLDSIRHYAAGLLSGVERATSRSRHRAWLLGLVEAAEQRLLTTDGAHWMQRLRQERDNIAAGLESALDAGDALGAARICAALAWFWFRTGQISDGTRWGRMAEAALLDRIAAEPQREKELLLVRARLLLAIGGVTYLVGDHAAATDVFRTSADLAERVDARDVRATAVSYLASMIMVSGDLVRAVAVADQAVALAELVGHPGIRAEALTVRGQISRAGGDLERAHRELTEANRLARECGHWWAVLSAGWADSKVSVDQGRPERALATLRALTLDTDPGNDRASWLALVHSLAGVLARTGQAELGAVLVGAVSALGAPIGYFPERMDPIDAPRSANAVRKALSGPAYQAAVARGSLLDWAELVALLRDRLAAQPVRGGRLR; encoded by the coding sequence GTGCAGGTCCAGTTCCGCGTCCTCGGTCCGCTGTCCGCCGAGGTCGGCGGCCGGGAGGTCGACCTCGGTGGTCCGCGCCAGCGGGCCGTGCTCGCCGCACTGCTCGCGGTCGGCGGCAGCACCGTTTCCGCCGAACGGCTGCTGGAACAGGTGTGGAGCGACACCGAGCCACCGTCCACGGCCACCCTCTTCGGCTACGTGGCCGGCCTGCGCCGGGCGCTGGAGCCGGGACGGGCAGCCCGTACCCCACCCCGGCTGTTGGTGCGGGAGGGGCCCGGGTACGCCCTGCGGGTGCCGGCCGAGACGGTGGACGCGGAACGCTTCACCCGGCTGGTCACCGAGGGCGGCCGGTACCTGGATCGGGGGGATCCCGAGGCGGCCCTGCGCCGGTTCGACGAAGGGCTCACGCTCTGGCGCGGCCCGGCGTACGCCGACTTTCCCGACGCGCCGTTCGCCGTGTCGACGGTGACCCGGCTGGAGTCGCTCCAGGCAACCGCCCGGGAGTTGCGCCTGGCGGCCATGCTCGCGGTCGGCGACCTCGCCACCGCGATCGGCGACCTACAGGCGCTGGTCATCGAGCATCCCCTACGGGAACGCGGCTGGGAGTTGCTGGCGGTGGCCCTGTACCGGGCGGGCCGGCAGGGCGACGCGCTGGCCGTGCTGCGGCAGGCCCGGGAACGGCTCGCGGCCGACCTGGGCACCGACCCCGGGCCGGGCCTGCACCGGGTCCAGCAGGCCATCCTGGGACAGGACGAGTCCCTGTGCGCCCCCGTCTCCCGTACTCCTGCCCTCGCCGGCGCCGCCGCCCGGGCCCTGCCGTCGAGCCGGAACCTGCCCGCCGCGATCTCCTCCTTCGTGGGCCGGCACGCCGATCGGGCCCGGCTGCACGCCCTGCTCGCCGAGCACCGCCTGGTGACGATGGTCGGTCCGGGTGGGGTGGGCAAGACCCGGCTGGCCATGGAGTGCCTCCGCGAGCGGGCCGATCCGGACGGGCCCTGGGTGGTCGAGCTGGCCGGGGTACGCGACGACGCACTGGTGGCGCGTACCGTCGCCGACGCCCTCGGTCTGCCGCTGCCGTCGGGGCTGGCCGAGCTGGCCCGGCTGCTCACCGGGCGGCACACCCTGCTCGTGCTGGACAACGCCGAGCACCTGGTGGACGGGGTCGCCGAGACGGTCGCGGCCCTGCTCGCCGCCGGGCCCGGAATGCGGGTCCTCGTCACCAGCCGGCAGCCGCTGGGCATCGCCGGAGAGGCGCTGCTGGAATTGGCGTCGTTGCCGCCGGAGGACGCGGTGACCCTGCTGGCCGCCCGCATGGCGGTGGTGCTGCCGGGCGGCGGGCTGACCGAGGCGGATCGCCCGGTGGCCGAGGAACTCTGCCGGGGGCTGGACGGTCTCCCGCTCGCCATCGAGCTGGCGGCCGCCCAGTGCCGGGCGTTGTCCCTGCGGGACATCGTGAACCAGCTCGACGACCGGTTCGCCCTGCTCGACAGCGGCCGATCCGGCGGCCATCGGCACGCCACCCTGGAGCAGACCATCGAGTGGAGCCACCACCTGCTCACCCCGTCCGAGCAGCGACTGTTCCGCCAGCTCAGCGTCTTCGACGGCGGGTTCGACCTGGCCGCGGCCCAGCGGGTCGGCGCGGATCCCCGGGTCCTTCCGGTGCTGCTCGGCCTGGTGCGCAAGTCACTCGTGATGGTGGACGCGACCAGCGGCACGCGCCGATACCGGATGCTGGACTCGATCCGCCACTACGCCGCCGGCCTGCTCTCCGGGGTGGAACGCGCCACGTCCCGGTCACGGCACCGGGCCTGGTTGCTGGGGCTGGTGGAGGCCGCCGAGCAGCGGCTGCTCACCACCGACGGCGCGCACTGGATGCAGCGTCTGCGTCAGGAACGGGACAACATCGCGGCCGGCCTGGAGTCGGCCCTGGACGCCGGGGACGCGCTCGGCGCGGCCCGGATCTGTGCCGCGCTGGCCTGGTTCTGGTTCCGTACCGGCCAGATCAGCGACGGCACCCGCTGGGGGCGGATGGCCGAGGCCGCCCTGCTCGACCGGATCGCCGCCGAGCCGCAGCGGGAGAAGGAGCTGCTGCTGGTCCGGGCCCGGCTGCTGCTCGCCATCGGCGGGGTCACCTACCTGGTCGGGGACCATGCCGCCGCCACGGACGTCTTCCGTACCTCGGCCGACCTCGCCGAGCGGGTCGATGCCCGGGACGTGCGGGCGACCGCGGTCAGCTACCTGGCGTCGATGATCATGGTGAGTGGTGACCTGGTCCGTGCGGTGGCCGTCGCGGATCAGGCGGTCGCCCTGGCCGAGCTGGTCGGGCACCCGGGCATCCGCGCCGAGGCACTGACCGTACGCGGCCAGATCAGTCGAGCCGGTGGTGACCTGGAGCGGGCGCATCGAGAGCTGACCGAGGCGAACCGGCTGGCCCGCGAGTGCGGCCACTGGTGGGCGGTGCTCTCCGCCGGCTGGGCCGACAGCAAGGTCAGCGTCGACCAGGGTCGGCCCGAGCGGGCGTTGGCCACGCTCCGGGCGTTGACGCTGGACACCGATCCGGGCAACGACCGGGCGAGCTGGCTGGCTCTGGTGCACTCGCTGGCCGGGGTGCTGGCCCGTACCGGCCAGGCGGAACTGGGTGCCGTCCTGGTCGGTGCGGTGTCGGCGCTCGGCGCCCCGATCGGCTACTTCCCGGAGCGGATGGACCCGATCGACGCGCCGCGCAGCGCAAACGCCGTCCGAAAGGCGTTGTCCGGGCCGGCGTACCAGGCGGCGGTGGCGCGGGGGAGCCTGCTCGACTGGGCGGAACTGGTGGCACTGCTGCGTGACCGGCTGGCCGCCCAGCCGGTCAGAGGCGGCCGGCTTCGATGA
- the ribH gene encoding 6,7-dimethyl-8-ribityllumazine synthase, producing the protein MAGFGEPGTTPVDAAGLTVGVVAARWHGELTDHMLDRAVAAAQACGARAVVARVAGSVELPVVAQALARRCDVVVALGVVVRGATAHFDYVCRSVTDGLTRIALDEGKPVAHGVLTVDTIEQARDRAGLPDSAEDKGWSATVAALDAALAIREVAMSGNQRVGFGA; encoded by the coding sequence ATGGCGGGTTTCGGTGAGCCGGGAACGACCCCGGTCGACGCGGCCGGGCTGACCGTGGGCGTGGTCGCCGCGCGGTGGCACGGTGAGCTGACCGACCACATGCTCGACCGGGCGGTGGCCGCCGCGCAGGCGTGCGGCGCGCGTGCCGTGGTGGCCCGGGTGGCCGGCTCGGTGGAGCTGCCCGTGGTGGCCCAGGCCCTGGCCCGGCGCTGCGACGTGGTGGTCGCCCTCGGCGTCGTGGTGCGCGGCGCCACCGCCCACTTCGACTACGTCTGCCGGTCGGTCACCGACGGGCTGACCCGCATCGCCCTGGACGAGGGAAAGCCGGTGGCCCACGGGGTGCTCACCGTGGACACCATCGAGCAGGCCCGCGACCGCGCCGGGCTGCCCGACTCCGCCGAGGACAAGGGCTGGTCGGCCACCGTGGCCGCCCTCGACGCCGCCCTGGCCATCCGCGAGGTCGCCATGTCGGGCAACCAGCGGGTCGGCTTCGGCGCCTGA
- a CDS encoding alpha/beta fold hydrolase has protein sequence MASFVLIHGGGGSAWDWHRLVPELADRGHDVVVPELPIEDSSAGFAEFCETVVDAIGDRRDLVVVGHSYGAFTAPLVADRLPVRLIVLLTPMVPEPGERPGDWWDNTGYRGVAGLSEEQQFYNGVPAEIVAEAASHGREQVSAEWNEPWPLDAWPEVPTTVLIAREDRFFPADFQRRVAADRLGVTPDEIDGGHAVGLSHPKQLADRLTAYLLL, from the coding sequence GTGGCGAGTTTCGTTCTGATCCACGGCGGCGGGGGCAGCGCCTGGGACTGGCATCGGCTGGTCCCCGAGCTGGCCGATCGCGGCCATGACGTGGTCGTGCCGGAGTTGCCGATCGAGGACAGCTCGGCGGGGTTCGCCGAGTTCTGCGAGACGGTCGTCGACGCGATCGGTGACCGGCGCGACCTGGTGGTCGTCGGGCACTCGTACGGTGCGTTCACCGCGCCGCTGGTTGCCGACCGGTTGCCGGTGCGGCTGATCGTCCTGCTCACTCCGATGGTCCCCGAGCCCGGTGAGCGGCCCGGGGACTGGTGGGACAACACCGGTTACCGCGGCGTGGCGGGGCTCAGCGAGGAGCAGCAGTTCTACAACGGCGTGCCGGCCGAGATCGTCGCGGAGGCCGCCTCGCACGGCCGGGAGCAGGTCAGCGCGGAGTGGAACGAGCCGTGGCCCCTGGACGCCTGGCCGGAGGTGCCGACGACGGTGCTCATCGCCCGCGAGGACCGGTTCTTCCCGGCGGACTTCCAGCGCAGGGTGGCTGCCGACCGCCTGGGCGTCACTCCGGACGAGATCGACGGCGGCCACGCGGTGGGGCTCAGCCACCCGAAGCAACTCGCCGACCGGCTGACCGCGTACCTGCTGCTCTGA
- a CDS encoding ThuA domain-containing protein, with protein MTESLLVFSKTAGYRHDSIPAAIAAISDLGFAVSATEDARVFTADLSDVDGIVFLSTTGEVLDDRQRAGLRRRLSDGAGFVGVHSAANTETGWPFFRGLIGAGFAGHPPLQPGRILVTDPDHPASAHLGEVWDHVDEWYDFDANPRAHVRVLLQVDESSYRGGTMGADHPVAWSHVHDNVRCFYTSLGHAAEAYADPALREHLRGGIASVLRHG; from the coding sequence ATGACCGAGTCCCTCCTGGTCTTCAGCAAGACCGCCGGATATCGGCACGACAGCATTCCCGCCGCGATCGCCGCGATCTCCGACCTGGGCTTCGCCGTCTCCGCCACGGAGGACGCCCGGGTCTTCACCGCAGATCTGTCCGATGTGGACGGCATCGTGTTCCTCAGCACCACCGGCGAGGTCCTCGACGATCGGCAGCGTGCCGGCCTGCGGCGGCGGCTGTCGGACGGTGCCGGCTTCGTCGGCGTGCACAGCGCCGCGAACACCGAGACCGGCTGGCCCTTCTTCCGCGGGCTGATCGGAGCCGGGTTCGCCGGCCACCCGCCGCTACAGCCGGGGCGCATCCTGGTCACGGACCCCGACCACCCGGCCAGCGCCCACCTCGGCGAGGTGTGGGATCACGTCGACGAGTGGTACGACTTCGACGCCAACCCGCGCGCCCACGTCCGGGTGCTGCTCCAGGTCGACGAGTCGTCCTACCGGGGCGGGACGATGGGCGCCGACCATCCCGTCGCCTGGTCGCACGTGCACGACAATGTCCGCTGCTTCTACACGTCACTCGGCCACGCCGCGGAGGCGTACGCCGATCCGGCGCTGCGGGAGCACCTCCGCGGCGGCATCGCCTCAGTGCTGCGCCACGGGTAG
- a CDS encoding phosphoribosyl-ATP diphosphatase — protein MGESVSVKTFEELFAELQAKAAAGTPGSGTVAALEKGVHFIGKKVVEEAAESWMAAEHEGPERTAEEISQLLYQVQVLMIASGLELKDVYRHL, from the coding sequence CTGGGAGAATCCGTCTCCGTGAAGACGTTCGAGGAGTTGTTCGCGGAGCTGCAGGCCAAGGCCGCCGCCGGCACCCCGGGCTCCGGCACGGTCGCCGCGCTGGAGAAGGGCGTGCACTTCATCGGCAAGAAGGTCGTCGAGGAGGCGGCCGAGTCGTGGATGGCCGCCGAGCACGAGGGGCCCGAGCGCACCGCCGAGGAGATCTCCCAGCTGCTCTACCAGGTCCAGGTGCTGATGATCGCCAGTGGTCTTGAGCTGAAGGACGTCTACCGACATCTGTGA
- a CDS encoding ABC transporter substrate-binding protein — protein MVSTPRILTLATASALLLAVTACAPEPEPAPGPTSTAGAACAKDSLATQTPGKLTIATDEPAYPPWFVDDKPDNGEGFESAVAYAVAERLGYARDDVVWTRVRFDAAIAPGPKNFDFDINQFSITAERQQAVDFSAPYYLVRQTVIALKSAPIAGKTTLADLRGAKLGAQVGTTSYQAITDVIKPTVEPQVYNSNDDAKQALQNGQIDGLVVDLPTAFYITAAEIEDAVIVGQLPQVGTPEAFGLLLDKGSPLTGCVSSAVDQLAGDGVLKELEQRWLAQVAGAPELT, from the coding sequence ATGGTCAGCACCCCACGCATTCTCACGCTCGCCACCGCGAGCGCCCTCCTGCTGGCGGTCACCGCCTGCGCACCCGAACCCGAGCCCGCGCCCGGGCCCACCTCCACCGCCGGGGCGGCGTGCGCCAAGGACAGCCTCGCCACCCAGACGCCGGGCAAGCTCACCATCGCCACGGACGAGCCGGCGTACCCGCCGTGGTTCGTCGACGACAAGCCCGACAACGGCGAGGGCTTCGAGTCCGCCGTGGCCTACGCGGTGGCCGAACGGCTCGGCTACGCCCGCGACGACGTCGTCTGGACACGGGTGCGGTTCGACGCCGCCATCGCGCCCGGGCCGAAGAACTTCGACTTCGACATCAACCAGTTCTCCATCACCGCGGAGCGCCAGCAGGCGGTGGACTTCTCCGCCCCCTACTACCTGGTGCGGCAGACGGTCATCGCGCTGAAGTCCGCCCCGATCGCCGGCAAGACCACGCTGGCCGACCTGCGCGGGGCCAAGCTCGGCGCCCAGGTCGGCACGACCAGCTACCAGGCGATCACCGACGTGATCAAGCCGACGGTCGAGCCGCAGGTCTACAACAGCAACGACGACGCCAAGCAGGCCCTGCAGAACGGCCAGATCGACGGGCTGGTCGTGGACCTGCCCACCGCGTTCTACATCACCGCCGCCGAGATCGAGGACGCGGTGATCGTCGGGCAGCTGCCCCAGGTGGGCACTCCCGAGGCGTTCGGGCTGCTGCTGGACAAGGGCTCCCCGCTCACCGGTTGCGTCAGCTCCGCGGTCGACCAGCTCGCCGGCGACGGCGTGCTCAAGGAGTTGGAGCAGCGGTGGCTCGCCCAGGTGGCGGGAGCGCCCGAACTCACGTGA